A region of Lepeophtheirus salmonis chromosome 13, UVic_Lsal_1.4, whole genome shotgun sequence DNA encodes the following proteins:
- the aux gene encoding cyclin-G-associated kinase — MMSSKAGRRDFAPGSIVSIDEEIQVRVEDVIGEGGYAFVYSVESISNPVDKFALKRLPAPNQDRRKSVLKEISFMKKLRKHSDHVVSLLSAGSGPDEFLVLMELCPGGELKISDNSSFSSDSVLRIFQQMAISVSILHAFAPSPIIHRDIKLQNFLISSSGTLKLCDFGSATTIEYLPDENWTANQRSTLEDQIASVTTPMYRAPEVLDTWSNYPVGRPMDVWALGCILYVLCFGKHPFEDSAKLRIVNGNYTLPRGGKEELTYGLFYDLISSALTIDPRNRIDAKDIMVALKDLAQTYAISLDMIEPELQKQLDEAEKKKNSLRDKKESSPPQQTHAWMSSLKGGAGNLMKNIKESSKAVFETLQQQVGASVRNMDFNCLTERVAVMSEPGESPVDRNYVEDIKAMMETRYPGHYMIFSLSEMSLSKFPTGTVIQHHWKKGDCPPTLVELIEVTRKALEYLEKDRRNVVVISCHNGKSNSALLAGAILLQTTLLSSVKDYIKYFSLRHAEPELSASKCSLLQNFQTLLLQQDLNFINVEPIEITKIIMEPVPLFNRSKDGVRPYIEIYSGSGLIYSSNMDQEHNHDKVYNLYDDEVVLSFRHKIEIPEGDVHGIVYHSRTVGLGKILSSPTLIPICKFYFHSAFLTSSHSYVRLSLEDLDVPSSTCGVIPDNFRISINFKRSSKKKPVKIPKPLKKSKDILFTDYVHEEETDKFIRSNIRNELYQDSIFGFSDTNKFDELPDEPIASVEQHQTPEATSKNNKIPTSNSDNNLLIDIFGNSEPLSSTADHSTDLSDNPKAASSNDLNGLADNFLDINTQKDTQPPEPSNFPTESKQDLLLDFGFGDTQPPEQNYFKPHLPSSNNLNDPFNVFMTPSNTFSDQKNNFEDDFNDLLNDVKIDPGKEKTTKAKVSSAGPNYFDSSYFNQTTTETNGNTNSKVQDDFSDLLGDFTSSSSSSNANGPQTIGAMRQKKVVADMSPEEGKVHVWVNGKERNIRALLVSLHTVLWPGSKWTACGMHQLVSKSDVKKSYRKACLAIHPDKHTGTDKENLSKMIFIELNDAWTEFENSCI; from the coding sequence ATGATGTCATCCAAAGCCGGGCGTCGTGATTTCGCACCTGGGTCGATCGTATCAATTGATGAAGAGATTCAAGTGCGTGTTGAAGATGTGATCGGAGAAGGTGGCTACGCCTTTGTCTATTCTGTGGAATCTATTTCTAATCCAGTGGATAAATTTGCTCTGAAACGACTTCCAGCTCCGAATCAGGATAGGAGGAAGTCTGTTCTCAAAGAGATCTCCTTCATGAAAAAACTTCGGAAGCATTCTGATCATGTCGTCTCTCTTTTATCTGCTGGCTCTGGGCCTGATGAATTCCTTGTCCTCATGGAATTGTGTCCTGGTGGAGAATTAAAGATTTCAGACAATTCTTCCTTTTCCTCCGACTCCGTGCTCCGTATTTTCCAGCAAATGGCCATCTCTGTTTCCATCCTTCACGCCTTTGCTCCGTCCCCCATCATTCATCGTGACATTAAACTTCAAAATTTCCTCATTTCCTCCTCAGGAACCCTTAAGCTCTGTGACTTTGGTTCTGCAACCACAATTGAATATCTTCCAGATGAAAACTGGACTGCAAACCAGCGTTCCACACTGGAAGATCAAATTGCATCTGTCACTACACCCATGTACAGAGCACCTGAAGTACTTGATACTTGGAGTAATTATCCTGTTGGTAGACCAATGGATGTTTGGGCACTGGGgtgtattttatatgttttatgtttTGGGAAGCATCCATTTGAAGACTCTGCAAAGCTACGCATTGTGAATGGAAATTACACACTTCCTCGTGGAGGAAAAGAAGAACTAACTTATGGTCTTTTCTATGATCTAATATCTAGTGCCCTGACGATTGATCCAAGGAATCGGATCGATGCTAAAGACATCATGGTAGCTCTAAAAGATCTGGCGCAAACTTATGCAATTTCTTTAGATATGATAGAACCAGAACTACAAAAACAACTGGATgaggcagaaaaaaaaaaaaattcccttcgTGATAAAAAAGAATCATCTCCCCCTCAGCAAACCCATGCATGGATGTCTTCGTTGAAGGGAGGTGCAGGaaacttaatgaaaaatattaaagagtCTAGTAAAGCAGTGTTTGAAACATTGCAGCAACAAGTTGGTGCTTCTGTTAGAAACAtggattttaattgtttaactGAAAGAGTTGCTGTTATGTCAGAACCCGGAGAATCCCCTGTTGATAGAAATTATGTTGAAGACATTAAGGCTATGATGGAGACGAGATATCCAGGTCACTATATGATTTTTTCTCTTAGTGAAATGTCTTTATCAAAATTTCCTACCGGAACTGTTATTCAGCACCATTGGAAAAAGGGTGACTGTCCCCCAACCCTGGTGGAGCTTATTGAGGTAACACGAAAAGCACttgaatatttggaaaaagatAGAAGGAACGTTGTTGTTATTTCATGTCACAATGGTAAATCTAATTCAGCTCTCTTGGCTGGAGCTATCCTACTTCAAACCACCCTTTTAAGTTCTGTCAAGGATTATATCAAATACTTTTCCCTTCGTCACGCGGAACCAGAGCTAAGTGCTTCCAAGTGCTCACTCCTTCAGAACTTTCAAACTCTTCTTCTACAACAAGActtaaactttataaatgtgGAACCTATTGAAATTACGAAAATTATTATGGAACCTGTACCTTTATTCAACCGCTCTAAAGATGGGGTGAGAccatatattgaaatttattctgGCTCTGGGCttatttattcctcaaataTGGATCAAGAACATAATCATGATAAAGTGTATAATCTGTATGACGACGAAGTTGTCCTTTCCTTTAGGCATAAAATTGAGATTCCAGAGGGAGATGTGCATGGTATTGTTTATCATTCGAGAACTGTTGGACTTGGGAAAATTTTGTCATCTCCAACACTCATTCCAATTTGTAAGTTTTATTTCCATTCTGCATTTTTGACATCAAGTCATTCTTATGTTAGACTATCCCTTGAGGACTTGGATGTTCCATCCTCCACCTGTGGAGTTATTCCTGATAACTTCCGAATTTCCATCAATTTTAAGCGATCGAGCAAAAAGAAACCAGTAAAAATACCTAAGCCtcttaaaaaatccaaagatattCTCTTTACTGACTATGTACATGAAGAGGAAACAGACAAATTTATTCGTAGTAACATAAGAAACGAACTTTATCAGGATAGTATATTTGGGTTTTCTGacacaaataaatttgatgaactTCCGGATGAACCTATTGCCTCGGTTGAACAACACCAAACTCCTGAGgctacttcaaaaaataataagattccAACGTCAAATAGCGATAATAATCTTTTGATAGATATATTTGGCAATAGTGAACCTTTGTCATCGACTGCAGATCATTCAACAGATTTAAGTGACAATCCAAAAGCTGCTTCTAGTAATGACTTAAATGGACTGGCGGACAACTTTCTTGatataaatactcaaaaagaCACTCAACCGCCAGAACCTTCTAACTTTCCCACAGAATCTAAACAAGATCTCTTGTTGGATTTTGGTTTTGGCGATACTCAACCTcctgaacaaaattattttaaacctCATCTCCCTTCATCCAACAATCTAAATGATCCCTTTAATGTATTTATGACTCCATCGAATACATTTTCTGAccagaaaaacaattttgaagatGACTTCAATGACTTACTCAATGATGTCAAAATAGACCCAGGGAAGGAAAAGACAACTAAGGCCAAGGTGTCATCAGCTGGTCCCAACTATTTTGACAGTAGTTATTTCAACCAAACGACAACTGAAACCAATGGAAATACCAATAGTAAAGTTCAAGATGATTTTAGTGATTTGTTAGGAGATTTTACTTCGTCCTCTTCTTCATCAAATGCAAATGGGCCTCAAACAATTGGAGCAATGAGACAAAAGAAAGTCGTCGCAGACATGTCACCTGAAGAAGGAAAAGTTCATGTTTGGGTCaatggaaaagaaagaaatattcgAGCTTTGCTTGTGTCCCTTCATACAGTCTTGTGGCCAGGATCAAAATGGACAGCATGTGGTATGCATCAGCTCGTTTCCAAAAGCGATGTTAAAAAGAGTTACCGAAAGGCTTGCCTTGCAATTCATCCCGACAAACATACTGGAACGGATAAAGAAAATctgtcaaaaatgattttcattgAGCTGAATGATGCATGGACAGAATTTGAAAATAGTTGCATTTAA
- the LOC121127790 gene encoding uncharacterized protein — MKEKEFLLLFSVVLGLYQVQGSEWYDRITRRGPMKPMPDVHPYSIPPQTINKNPSTPYQPYPYLPPSTHPYEQNQFINPAYHDPDTQDPGRHHYLKYKWWLFRPIEMIPVHPECQGKNCYLKCRLELLGGGECTIGGCMCYNSQINHYTGEPIMFTRESDHIWYELSGREKDSIASALQNNPILLNPYPDNHNNQGESDNELGKGDGNTGSIGGSGIYPGGSFGGGGIYDGGSSGSFGGGGIYDGGYAGGSGIYNGGSAGGSGIYNGGSAGGSGIYNGGSAGGNGIYNGGSPGGSGIYNGGSSGGSGIYNGGSPGGSGIYNGGSPGGSGIYNGGSSGGGGIYDGGSAGGGGIYNGGPIGGGGIYDGDSFGGGGIYDEGSFGGNGIYGNGGSIGGNGMYGNGGSFGGGGMYGNGGSIGGGGMYDGGSFGESGMYDNGGSFGESGMYDNDGSVGGGGMYDNGGSVGGGGMYDNGGSFGESGMYDNDVSIGGGGIYDGGSFGGGGMYDNGESVGGDGIYDGGSVGGGGMYDNGGIYNNGNGVTTGGGGIYDGDSSVSTGGDSGIYNGVDGNISNAEEEDSFSDSFNEDTDSFGGNEELNGESSDSFGGGGIFDGESEDSFGGGGIFDGESEDSFGGGGNFDGESEDSFGGGGIFEEESEDSFGGGGIFDGEKKNSGGGERADDSDNNDIFGDDEKEDDPFGDNDSPFEDNYDEYDNNEEDEFDSFF, encoded by the exons ATGAAggaaaaagaatttttgcttctaTTCTCTGTAGTGTTAG gtTTATACCAAGTTCAAGGATCTGAATGGTATGATCGAATTACCCGTAGGGGTCCAATGAAGCCGATGCCTGATGTTCATCCTTATTCAATTCCTCCGcaaactattaacaaaaatccGTCGACTCCTTATCAACCTTACCCGTATTTACCACCTTCAACACATCCCTatgaacaaaatcaatttatcaacCCAGCTTATCATGATCCTGATACACAGGATCCTGGACGTCATCATTACTTAAAATACAAATGGTGGCTCTTTCGACCCATAGAAATGATACCGGTGCATCCTGAATGCCAAGGCAAAAATTGCTATTTAAAATGCCGACTTGAGCTTTTAGGGGGAGGTGAATGTACAATAGGTGGATGTATGTGCTATAACAGccaaattaatcattatactGGAGAGCCTATCATGTTTACTAGGGAATCTGATCACATTTGGTATGAGCTTTCAGGAAGGGAAAAAGACTCAATCGCAAGTGCACTTCAAAATAATCCCATTCTCTTAAATCCCTATCCTGATAATCATAATAACCAAGGGGAATCCGATAATGAATTAGGAAAGGGGGATGGAAATACTGGTTCTATTGGAGGAAGTGGAATTTATCCAGGTGGTTCTTTTGGTGGCGGAGGAATATATGACGGTGGAAGTAGTGGTTCTTTTGGAGGTGGAGGTATTTATGATGGTGGATATGCTGGAGGAAGCGGAATATACAATGGTGGATCTGCTGGAGGAAGTGGAATATACAATGGTGGATCTGCTGGAGGAAGTGGAATATACAATGGGGGATCTGCTGGAGGAAACGGAATATACAATGGTGGATCTCCTGGAGGAAGCGGAATATACAATGGTGGATCTTCTGGAGGAAGTGGAATATACAATGGTGGATCTCCTGGAGGAAGCGGAATATATAATGGTGGATCTCCTGGAGGAAGCGGAATATACAATGGTGGATCTTCTGGAGGAGGTGGGATATACGATGGGGGATCTGCTGGAGGAGGTGGGATATACAATGGAGGCCCTATTGGAGGAGGTGGAATATATGATGGTGATTCTTTTGGAGGAGGCGGAATTTATGATGAAGGATCCTTTGGAGGAAATGGAATATATGGTAACGGTGGGTCTATTGGTGGAAATGGAATGTATGGTAACGGGGGATCTTTTGGTGGAGGAGGAATGTATGGTAACGGTGGATCCATTGGAGGAGGGGGTATGTACGATGGCGGATCCTTTGGAGAAAGTGGAATGTATGATAATGGCGGATCCTTTGGAGAAAGTGGAATGTATGATAATGATGGATCTGTTGGAGGAGGAGGAATGTATGATAATGGTGGATCTGTTGGAGGAGGAGGAATGTATGATAATGGCGGATCCTTTGGAGAAAGTGGAATGTATGATAATGATGTATCTATTGGAGGAGGAGGTATATACGATGGTGGATCTTTTGGAGGAGGAGGAATGTATGATAATGGTGAATCTGTTGGAGGAGACGGAATATATGATGGAGGATCTGTTGGAGGAGGAGGAATGTATGATAATGGCGGAATTTATAACAATGGAAATGGAGTAACTACAGGAGGGGGTGGAATATATGATGGGGATTCTAGTGTATCTACTGGAGGAGACTCTGGGATATATAACGGTGTTGatggaaatatttcaaatgctGAAGAAGAAGATTCCTTTTCCGATAGTTTCAATGAAGATACTGATTCTTTTGGAGGGAATGAAGAATTGAACGGGGAAAGTAGTGATTCATTCGGAGGAGGGGGTATATTTGATGGTGAAAGTGAGGATTCATTTGGTGGAGGGGGAATATTTGATGGGGAAAGTGAAGATTCATTTGGTGGAGGGGGAAATTTTGATGGGGAAAGTGAAGATTCATTTGGAGGAGGAggaatttttgaagaagaaagtGAAGATTCATTTGGAGGAGGAGGCATTTTTGATggtgaaaagaaaaattcaggGGGAGGAGAAAGAGCTGATGATAGtgataataatgatatatttggaGATGATGAAAAAGAAGATGATCCTTTTGGAGACAATGATAGTCCATTTGAAGACAATTATGACGAATATGATAACAATGAAGAAGACGAATTTGATAGCttcttttaa